The following are encoded together in the Lathyrus oleraceus cultivar Zhongwan6 chromosome 3, CAAS_Psat_ZW6_1.0, whole genome shotgun sequence genome:
- the LOC127132415 gene encoding putative pectinesterase/pectinesterase inhibitor 22 has product MAFLVNFLFILVLFPSFDKVLSFPDEFPSEMQTQDMQALIAQACMDIENQNSCLTNIHNELTKTGPPSPTSVINAALRTTINEAIGAINNMTKISTFSVNNREQLAIEDCKELLDFSVSELAWSLGEMRRIRAGDRTAQYEGNLEAWLSAALSNQDTCIEGFEGTDRRLESYISGSLTQVTQLISNVLSLYTQLNRLPFRPPRNTTLHETSTDESLEFPEWMTEADQELLKSKPRGTVADAVVALDGSGHYRTINEALNAAPSHSNRRHVIYVKKGIYKENVDMKKKMTNIMIVGDGIGQTIITSNRNFMQGWTTFRTATFAVSGKGFIAKDMTFRNTAGPVNHQAVALRVDSDQSAFFRCSVEGHQDTLYAHSLRQFYRECEIYGTIDFIFGNGAAVLQNCKIYTRVPLPLQKVTITAQGRKSPHQSTGFTIQDSYVLASQPTYLGRPWKQYSRTVYINTYMSSMVQPRGWLEWLGNFALDTLWYGEYRNYGPGSSLAGRVNWPGYHVIKDASTAGFFTVNRFLNGGSWLPRTGIKFTAGLSN; this is encoded by the exons ATGGCATTTCTTGTAAATTTCCTTTTCATTCTCGTCCTTTTTCCATCATTTGACAAGGTTCTCTCATTCCCAGATGAATTTCCCTCGGAAATGCAAACGCAAGACATGCAAGCTTTGATTGCACAAGCCTGCATGGATATTGAAAACCAAAACTCGTGCCTCACAAACATTCATAACGAGCTAACGAAAACTGGCCCTCCGAGTCCTACTTCGGTCATTAATGCTGCACTCAGAACCACGATCAATGAAGCCATAGGTGCGATCAACAACATGACAAAGATAAGTACTTTTTCTGTTAATAACCGCGAGCAACTTGCCATAGAAGATTGCAAGGAGCTTCTTGATTTCTCTGTATCAGAGCTTGCTTGGTCATTAGGTGAGATGAGGAGAATTCGAGCGGGCGACAGAACCGCACAATACGAGGGAAACCTCGAAGCTTGGCTAAGCGCTGCGCTTAGCAACCAAGACACATGTATCGAAGGCTTCGAAGGCACTGATAGACGTCTTGAGAGTTACATTAGTGGAAGCTTAACGCAAGTAACACAGCTTATCAGTAATGTTCTGTCTTTATACACTCAGCTTAATCGCTTACCCTTTAGGCCTCCAAGGAACACTACCCTGCATGAAACAAGTACTGATGAAAGCTTGGAGTTTCCTGAATGGATGACCGAGGCTGATCAAGAGCTTCTTAAATCTAAACCTCGTGGGACAGTTGCAGATGCAGTTGTTGCGTTGGATGGGAGCGGTCACTACCGTACAATCAATGAGGCTCTTAATGCAGCTCCGAGTCATAGCAATAGGAGGCATGTTATATATGTAAAGAAGGGAATTTACAAGGAGAATGTTGatatgaagaagaagatgacCAACATCATGATAGTTGGCGACGGTATTGGCCAAACCATTATCACAAGCAATCGCAATTTCATGCAAGGATGGACCACTTTTCGAACTGCCACGTTTG CTGTATCGGGGAAGGGTTTCATTGCGAAGGACATGACATTCCGGAACACAGCTGGACCAGTAAACCATCAAGCTGTGGCACTGCGTGTGGATTCAGACCAATCGGCATTCTTTAGGTGTAGCGTAGAAGGGCACCAAGACACACTTTACGCGCACTCGTTGAGACAATTCTACCGCGAATGCGAAATCTATGGAACCATAGACTTCATTTTTGGCAATGGAGCTGCTGTGCTACAAAACTGCAAGATATACACAAGAGTCCCACTTCCATTACAAAAGGTTACAATAACAGCTCAAGGTAGGAAAAGTCCTCATCAAAGCACAGGCTTTACGATCCAAGATAGCTATGTTTTGGCCTCACAACCAACATATTTAGGAAGGCCATGGAAACAATATTCCAGAACAGTTTACATCAACACATACATGAGTAGTATGGTTCAACCTCGAGGGTGGCTCGAGTGGCTTGGAAACTTTGCATTGGACACTCTCTGGTACGGCGAATACAGAAACTATGGTCCTGGTTCATCACTTGCAGGTAGGGTTAATTGGCCTGGTTATCATGTCATTAAAGACGCCTCTACCGCCGGTTTCTTTACGGTTAACCGCTTCCTTAACGGCGGTTCATGGTTGCCTAGAACAGGTATCAAGTTCACAGCAGGGTTGAGCAATTGA